In one Fusobacterium sp. SYSU M8D902 genomic region, the following are encoded:
- a CDS encoding ABC transporter permease: MKKGKYLVLLTIFILSCIIFYQDPYAMSEKKILLGPTLENILGCDNLGRDIFSRLVLGSFNTLIISFISSTLAITFGVLIGSIAGYYGKFLDGVIMTLVEVIISIPGILIALGIIIILGTGFHSLVVAIFVIYIPRCVNVVRGLVKKEKNMEYVVAAKTYGVKDLKIIYIHILPNILKPILVAFTTGFAGAILTEAGLGYLGLGIQPPYPTLGNILNQSQSYFLSAPWFTIAPGIAIIFTVYQIKKLEKRGRKY; the protein is encoded by the coding sequence ATGAAAAAAGGAAAGTATTTAGTACTATTAACTATTTTTATCTTAAGTTGTATTATTTTTTATCAAGATCCTTATGCTATGAGTGAGAAAAAGATATTGTTAGGACCTACTTTAGAAAATATATTAGGCTGTGATAATTTAGGAAGAGATATATTTAGTAGGCTTGTATTGGGAAGTTTTAATACTCTCATCATCTCTTTTATCTCATCAACTTTAGCAATAACTTTTGGAGTATTGATAGGGAGTATAGCAGGTTACTATGGAAAGTTTTTAGATGGGGTGATTATGACTTTGGTAGAGGTTATAATCTCTATTCCAGGGATTCTAATAGCTCTGGGAATAATAATAATCTTAGGAACAGGATTTCACTCACTGGTAGTTGCAATTTTTGTAATATATATACCAAGATGTGTAAATGTAGTAAGAGGTCTAGTAAAAAAAGAGAAAAATATGGAGTATGTAGTAGCAGCTAAAACTTATGGTGTTAAAGATCTAAAAATAATCTATATACATATTTTACCAAATATTTTAAAGCCAATTTTAGTGGCTTTTACAACAGGATTTGCAGGAGCGATACTCACAGAGGCAGGACTGGGATATTTAGGATTGGGGATTCAACCTCCATATCCCACTTTAGGAAATATCTTAAATCAATCACAATCATATTTTTTATCAGCTCCTTGGTTTACAATAGCACCGGGAATAGCA
- a CDS encoding ABC transporter permease translates to MYYIKKILKMVFSIYLIGTISFLLLELIPGDPALAILGVESSAEDIAILRESLGLNKSLGLRYLEWGKGVLAGDFGNSFKYGEPVSQLILERLPLTIEIAIITVIIVLMVSIPLSFFVHKVRSVRVKKIIDFLIGLCISIPSFWLGILVMFLFSVILRWFSVGYNKSFSSLLLPCLVIAIPNIGVFTSYIKNNLEVELREEYIKYLFVNGVKKFWLNCYILKNSIIPVIPLIGIMLIDLIMGIVIIEQIFSIPGIGRLMITAIINRDLPLVQGLIFYTSVVLVVINFIIDILYSIIDPRIRSER, encoded by the coding sequence ATGTATTACATAAAAAAAATATTAAAAATGGTATTTTCCATATACTTGATAGGAACAATATCTTTTCTCTTATTGGAGTTAATTCCTGGAGATCCTGCATTAGCAATATTAGGAGTTGAGAGTTCAGCTGAAGATATTGCTATCTTGAGGGAGAGTCTAGGATTGAATAAAAGTTTAGGTTTGAGATATTTAGAGTGGGGAAAGGGTGTATTGGCAGGTGATTTTGGAAATTCATTTAAGTATGGAGAGCCTGTATCACAACTGATACTAGAGAGACTACCCCTGACAATAGAGATCGCTATTATAACTGTAATAATAGTTTTAATGGTTTCCATTCCCCTCTCATTTTTTGTGCATAAGGTAAGAAGTGTAAGAGTGAAAAAGATAATAGATTTTTTAATAGGGCTCTGTATATCTATTCCTTCATTTTGGTTAGGGATATTGGTAATGTTTCTATTTAGTGTTATTTTGAGATGGTTTTCAGTGGGGTATAACAAAAGTTTTTCATCTCTTTTGTTGCCCTGCCTAGTAATAGCTATTCCAAATATAGGGGTTTTTACAAGTTATATTAAAAATAATTTGGAAGTTGAGTTGAGAGAGGAATATATAAAATATCTTTTTGTAAATGGAGTAAAAAAATTCTGGTTAAATTGTTATATTTTAAAAAATTCAATAATACCAGTAATTCCTTTGATAGGGATAATGTTAATAGATTTGATAATGGGAATTGTAATTATTGAGCAGATATTTTCTATTCCAGGAATAGGAAGGCTAATGATAACAGCAATAATAAATAGAGATCTACCACTTGTTCAAGGATTGATATTTTATACATCAGTGGTTTTAGTAGTGATCAATTTTATTATAGATATTCTATACTCTATAATAGATCCAAGAATAAGGAGTGAAAGATAA
- a CDS encoding ABC transporter substrate-binding protein, whose protein sequence is MKNLKIMAKVGVVTLLGMLLLSCGKEEKVEKKEIKTTMSMDIDSLNPYKMVSSGTEEIMLNVFEGLLMPNTKGELIPAIAEEYSVSEDGLYYTFKIREGIKFHNGNPLDVKDVEFSLKRMSGKDGFPPSSALFQEIEDIKVLDGNRVQIKLKEADSAFIYSLTEGIVPDENADQLDKNPIGTGPFRIAQYDREQQLVLDRFDDYWGEKAKVDRVTIFVVPNNETAFLKLLSGEINMLSRVDSKRVNELKNFNNVSAPQNTVQIFALNNDVKPFDDERVRKAINLAINKDEIIAGVMGGDGIKLETNMSPVMNKFCIDNIGEKQNIEEAKKLLAESGNSNLTFTIKVPSNYQMHVDTAQIIAEQLKNIGVTAKIETIEWTTWLSDVYSGRKYEGTIVGLSGKLDPYSILRRYTSDYKSNFFNFKDAEYDKLIQNAKDATADEIIVANYKKAQEILRDKQAAIYIMDPKLITTLDKKISGFEYYPLSYINFSKMNIEE, encoded by the coding sequence ATGAAAAATTTAAAAATTATGGCAAAAGTAGGAGTAGTGACACTATTAGGTATGTTGTTACTCTCTTGTGGGAAAGAGGAGAAAGTTGAAAAGAAAGAGATAAAAACAACAATGAGTATGGATATTGATAGTTTGAATCCATATAAGATGGTTTCTAGTGGAACTGAAGAGATAATGTTGAATGTATTTGAAGGGTTGTTAATGCCCAACACAAAAGGGGAGTTAATTCCAGCAATAGCAGAAGAGTATAGTGTTTCAGAAGATGGATTGTACTATACATTTAAGATAAGAGAGGGAATAAAATTTCACAATGGAAACCCATTAGATGTAAAAGATGTAGAGTTTTCTTTAAAAAGAATGTCTGGAAAAGATGGATTCCCACCTTCAAGTGCATTATTTCAAGAGATAGAGGATATAAAAGTATTAGATGGAAATAGAGTGCAGATAAAGTTAAAAGAGGCAGACTCAGCTTTTATCTACTCATTGACAGAGGGAATTGTTCCAGATGAGAATGCAGATCAATTGGATAAAAATCCAATAGGGACAGGTCCATTTAGAATTGCTCAATATGATAGAGAGCAACAGTTAGTTTTAGATAGATTTGATGATTATTGGGGAGAAAAAGCAAAGGTAGATAGAGTTACAATATTTGTTGTACCAAATAATGAGACAGCATTTTTAAAACTTTTATCTGGAGAGATAAATATGCTTTCAAGAGTGGACTCTAAAAGAGTAAATGAGTTGAAAAATTTTAATAATGTTTCAGCTCCACAAAATACAGTACAAATTTTTGCTTTAAATAATGATGTTAAACCTTTTGATGATGAGAGAGTTAGAAAGGCTATAAACTTAGCAATAAATAAGGATGAGATTATAGCAGGAGTTATGGGTGGAGATGGAATTAAGTTAGAGACAAATATGAGCCCTGTGATGAATAAATTCTGTATAGATAATATTGGAGAGAAGCAGAATATAGAGGAGGCTAAAAAGTTGTTAGCTGAGAGTGGAAACTCTAACTTAACTTTTACTATAAAAGTACCTAGCAACTATCAGATGCATGTAGATACAGCTCAGATAATAGCCGAACAATTAAAAAATATAGGAGTAACTGCAAAAATAGAGACTATTGAGTGGACAACTTGGCTATCTGATGTTTATTCAGGAAGAAAGTATGAGGGAACAATAGTTGGTCTTTCAGGAAAATTGGATCCATACTCAATATTAAGAAGATATACTAGTGATTATAAGAGTAATTTCTTTAACTTCAAAGATGCTGAATATGATAAATTGATACAAAATGCTAAAGATGCTACTGCAGATGAGATAATTGTAGCAAACTATAAAAAAGCTCAAGAGATATTGAGAGATAAACAAGCAGCTATATATATAATGGATCCTAAACTTATAACAACATTGGATAAAAAGATAAGTGGTTTTGAATACTATCCATTATCATATATCAATTTTTCAAAAATGAATATAGAGGAATAA